The stretch of DNA ACGACCGGTTCCTGATCTCGCCCGACAACTGCGAGGACCGCATCCGCACGATCCACACGCAGGCCGGGCTGCCTTTCGACCCCGCCCACCGAGTGCGCGATCTGACGACGCTGATCAGCATGGTGCAGGCGGGCATCGGTGTGACCGTCCTGTCCGAGGTCTCGCGCTCCCTGCTCCCGTCCGACCTGACTCTGCTGCCGCTGAAGCCCGAGATGTCCCGCCGCCTCGTACTGGCAGGGCCGCACGCCCGCCCCTGGCACCCGGCGGTCCGCGCACTGGCGGAGTCAGCCGCCGCCCACCTGGCGCCGGCTCGGTTCTGAGGGCAGAAAAAAGCCCCGGTCCCTCGCGAGGGACCGGGGCTTGTCGCGAGCGCTGGGCAGGCCTTGCACCTGCATTTCCCCGCAGGAAGCGGGGCGTCTTTCCTTGGACGACCAACGCCGGGCCCGCTGCCAGGAGTTCCGGCCGCAGGCGCAAGATCAACTGTAGCGCATGGGGCGGGTCGGCCGCACCCCGCTCCCGTACGCCTGCGGACGGTCGGTCACTGCACTCCGTGCGGCCGGAACTGGATGCTGATGCGTCCACCGGCGGCCCGGGTCGACTTGGGGATGGCGTGTTCCCAGGTGCGCTGACAGGAGCCGCCCATCACGATCAGATCGCCGTGTCCGAGCGGGCGTCGGACGACCTCGCCCCCGTGGCGCGGGCGCAGCAGCAGGTCACGGGGTGCTCCCACGGAGAGGATGGCGACCATCGTGTCCTCGCGGGCGCCCCGGCCGATGCGGTCGCCGTGCCAGGCCACGCTGTCGCGCCCGTCGCGGTAGTGGCACAGGCCGGCCGTCGTGAAGGCTTCGCCGAGCTCGGAGGCGTAGTACGCGGAGAGGGCTTCGCGGGCCTCGTCGAGCACGGCATGGGGGAGTGGTTCGCCTGCGCGGTAGAAGGCGAGCAGGCGCGGGACGTCCACGACCCGTTCGTACATCTGGCGGCGCTCGGCCTTCCATGGGACGTCCGTGGCGAGCCGCTCGAACAGGACGTCGGCGCCACTGAGCCAGCCCGGCAGGAGGTCGATCCACGCACCGTCACCGAGGACCGTCCTGCGGACTCCGTCCAGAGGGCCCAGGCGCACGTCATCGCTCTGATCGAAGAGCGAGCCCTGGAGCTGGTGCGTTGCCATGCGGCCAGTGTACCGAATGATTCGAACATGCGAGCTAATCCGAATGATGGTGGCTGCGTGTCGCCACGAGGCCGCCGTGGTTAGCGGGACCGCTCTCCCGTGACCAGGCGATAGAGGATCAGGACGATCACGGAACCGATGACGGCGGCGATCCAGGTCGACAGGTGGAAGAACCCGTTGATCGAGTGGACGCCGAAGACCACCTTGCCCAGCCAGCCGCCGAGCAGCCCGCCCACGATGCCGATCAACATCGTCACCAGGCAGCCTCCGGGGTCCTTGCCGGGAGTGAGGGCCTTGGCGATGGCCCCCGCGATGAGACCGATCAGGATCCAGGCGATGATGCCCACGAGTGTGTTCCCTTCCCTTGTGCGCGTGCCGGCGTGTGATCTGCCGCCGGGCACTGGGACGCCTGTCCACCCGCGGATCTCGCACACGGGACCTTGGTCATCAACCACGGGACCAAGGTCATCCCGCTCGGTGGATGTGAAGAGAGCGTTGCAGTCTCTCCATAAGTTCGGGGCCGTGAGCAGGACGGTCACGGGCAGGCGAGGAGAGAAGCCGCGAGGAGGACGCTGCCGATGCTAGTTGTCGCTCTTTTGCTCCTGCCGGCCATGGGACTCCTGATCATCGCCATGGACCGTATCGAGGACCGGATGAACGGGGAAGCGTGGCCGAGAACCGATCGGCGCGCACGCCACCTTCGCCTCGTCCACGGCGGAGGGCACGCGGGACGTCATCGAGCGTCCGCCGCCGAGCATCGCAGCGACGCGGCCTGAGGCACGGCACGACGAGAGGGCGTCGGGCCACCTTCCACGGAAGGTGGCCCGACGCCCTCTCGTCAGTGGGCCCCGTCGGGGGGGCTAGCGTGCTGCAGTCTTCTCGGCGAGCTTCTGGAACTCACCCAGGTCGTAATTGGCCAGGGTGGAGTCGAGATTGGTCAGAGCGCCGAGGTGTTCGACGAAGCCCTTGGGGTCGTACTCGACTTGGAGCGTCACCCGGCTCGTCGTGTCGCTGAGGCGGTGGAAGGTCACCACACCCGCGTGGTCCACCCCTTCGATGGTGTGCCAGGCGATCCGGTTCTCGGGCACCACTTCGGTGAGCTCGGCGACGAAGTTCTTCTCCGCACCGGGAAGTTCGAGCTGCCACGCGAAGCGTCGCTCGTCCATCGGCTCGACCAGCCGTACGTGGCTGAGGAAGGAGGGCCAGCGGGCCACGTCGCTCCACAGCTGCCAGGCGACGGAAACCGGCGCCCGGACATCGACGGACTCGAGCAGGGACGCGGACATACGCACCTCTTTCTGCATGGGGAATGGCCACGGGATCTCGGTTCTCCGGGCCGGTGAGGCAATGGCGCTCCGGTACCCCTCAAGGGACGCACCATGCGAGCCAAGGAACGCACCATGCGAGAACGCCACTCCGCCGATCCGGCGTCACGCCTTCTGGGCGGACGCGGCAAGATCCTTGAGGTCGACGGTCTCGCCGGGTGCGGGCGCCTCGGGGCTGACCGACTTGCCGTAGTCGCTGAAGGTGGCGGTGTTGGGTTCCCCGCCGCCCGTCGACGTCGTACGCAGGATGTACGGTTTGCCCTCGGTGGCCACGTACATCGTGAGGGTCTCGCCGCCGGAGGTCTTCTTCGTCAGCCGGATCGTCTCGGCTCCGTCGACGTTCGTCGTCGAGCCCTTCTTCATGCCCTTGCGTTCCGACTTGTCCTTGTCCATGGAAGCCATGAGCGCCTTCTTGTCGCACAGGCTCTTCGTCGTCGCGTCGTCGGCGGGCGCCTTCACCCACTTGTCGGCCACCTTCGGCACGATCTTGTCGCTACCGGCCTGACCCTTGAGGGCCTTCTGCCAGTACTTCTCGTCGCCCCGCAGGTAGAACGTCCCCTTCGCGTTCCGGACGTCCGCCAACGTACCCTCCGCCCGGATGCTGCCGTCACAGTTCTTGCTGTTGTCCACCGACAGGTCGACGGTCATCGTGGAACCCGCCGATTGCTGCACGGTTCCCTTCATGTGCATCGAGTCGGCCTGCTCTGTGGCCTTGACCGCGTCCGCCGCGATCTGATCGGCGCTCTTGCCCGCGAACGGCTGCTCGGACTTGTCGTCCGATGCGTCGCCACCGCAACCGGCCAGAGCCACTAACGCCGCTCCGGCGGCCGCGGCCGCCATGGTTCTGCTGCCCCTCACCACGTCTGCTCCTTCCTGAGGGTGCGTCCGCGCCCTCCGGTCGTCGTCCGCGGCATCCCGGCCGCGGAACACCCGGTTACCCCATTGCCGCGATGGATCACCGGAAGGCTGATGTCCACTTTCTGCGACGGTTCCGGGCGGGTGGGCCGGAGCGCGACGGCCGCGCGCCTGGGACTCCTGGCGCTTATGGTGACCGAGCGGCATACGGAGACAGCCATGACGTCACCCAAGAAGTCACCCAAGAAGTCACCCATCGACCTGGAACAGTGCCTGCTCCTGACCGGCATGGGCAGTTTCGACTGGGACCTCGAGACCGGTGAGCTCGGGCTCGACGCCAGCGCCCTCGCGGTGCTCGACCTGCGACCCGACGAGTTCCACGGCCGGGTCACCTCATTGCAGGGACGCGTGCCCCCAGAGGAAGCCGTGCGCATCAGCTTCGCCGTCACGGAGGCGGACACCACGGGCATGGACCTCTACGGCGTCTACTTCCGTGTCCGCCACCGCGACGGCTCGGTGCACCTCACGCACGCCCGTGGACGCATCCTGCGCGACGACGCGAGCCGGGCCGTGCGCGCCGTCGGCATCGTGCGGACGGCCGCGGACGACGGGGCCCAGCTCGCGGCCACCGACCCCAGGGAGGAGCGCAGGCAGGGCGTCGCCCTGATGGTGCAGGGCACCACGCAGGCCCTCTCCCGGGCCGTCACCGTCGACGACGTGGTGGCCGTGCTGTCCGGCGCGAGCGGCCTCGACCGGTTCGCCGCCGACGGCCTGGTCCTCGGCCTCGTCGAGGGCGAGAACCTGAAGCTGATCGCCCTGGTGGGCCAGACGATGCAGGCGCTCGACGAACTCAAGCTGCACAAGGTCGACGAATCGCTGCCGCTGGCCGAGGCCGTCGTGACCCGCCAGCCCCGCTTCGTGGGCTCGTTGCCCGATCTCGGTCAGCGCTTCACCCGCCTCGGGCCCTACATCGAGCACATGCAGCTCGACTCGGCGGCGTTCCTGCCTCTGGTCGCGCAGGACCGCGCCATCGGCGGACTCGCGCTCTTCTACCGCGGCCGGAAGGATTTCACCGACGCCGACCGCAACCTCTGCATCGGGCTTTCCGGCATCGTCGCCCAGTCGCTGCAGCGCGCCATGCTGTTCGACGAGGAACGGGACCTCGCCAAGAGTCTGCAGGCCACGATGTTGCCCCGCGGGATCCCCGAGGTCGCGGACTCCGAGGTCGCCGTGCGGTATCACGCCGCCTGGGGCGGTCGCGACGTAGGAGGCGATTTCTACGACGTCATCACCCTGCCCCGCGGACGCATCGGCGTGGTCGTCGGCGACGTACAGGGACACGACACCCACGCCGCGGCCATCATGGGGCAGCTTCGCATCGCCCTGCGGGCCTTCGCCGGTGAGGGGCACCCGCCCGCGACGGTCCTCTCGCGTGCCTCCCGCTTCCTGGCCGAGCTGGACACCGAGCGCTTCGCCACCTGCACCTATGCCCAGTTCGACCCCGCCACCGGCATCGTGCGCGCGGTGCGGGCCGGACATCTGCCGCCTCTCGTGCGGCATGTGGACGGCCGCGTGGGCGTGCCACGGGTCCGAGGCGGGCTGCCGCTGGGGCTCGCCACCGAGTTCGGCATGGAGGACTACCCCGAGGTGCGGCTCGATCTCGTGCCGGGCGAGACCATGGTGCTGTGCACGGACGGGCTCGTGGAGGACGCAGGCCTCGATCTCGACACCGGCATCCAGAACCTCGCCCAGGTGTTGTCCACGGGACCCGAGGGCGCCGAGGACCTGGCGGACCACCTCTCGGGCGCGCTGTGGGAGAGATGGGGCAGCAGTGACGACGTGGCGCTCCTGGTCCTGCGCAGGCTGCCCGACCCCGGCACGCTCCAGGAGCCGCGCATTCACCGGTACGTCCACCAGGCCGACCCCGAAGGACTCGCCGACGCGCGCGCGGCGCTGCGGGGTCACCTCGCGTCGTGGGGTCTTGGAGCGGTCGCCGACGATGTCGAAGTCGCTGCGGGCGAACTGCTCGTCAACGCCCTGGTCCACACCGACGGGGGCGCCATCCTCACGCTAGAGGTGCTCACGGGCCCGCCTCGCCGTGTCCGCCTCTGGGTGAAGGACCGCTCGAGCACCCGCCCCCGCAAGAGGTCCCCGATGGAGACCGCCACCTCCGGCCGTGGCCTGCTCCTGGTGGAGGCGGTCGCTTCGCGCTGGGGCATCGAGCCGCGAGGCGAGGGCAAGGCCGTCTGGTGCGACTTCGCGGTGCCTGGGGAGTGACGGCCCGGGGCCACACATGCGCGTCGGCCGCTGCCCCCCACAGGCAGCGGCCGACGAGTGCGGGTCGGTCAGGGTCGGTCAGGCCTTGTCCTGCATGCTGCTGCGGGCCGGATTGGCCTGCTCCGCGGCCTTGGGGTCCTTCTCGTTCGCCTTGGCGCGCACTCCCTGCTCGATGCGCTGACCGATGGACTTGTCGATGTTCGACCAGTACTCGAAGGCCCTGACGAGCACGGGTTCGGTCACTCCGTTGAGCAGGTGCCCGACGACGTTGTCCACGAGGCGGTCGCGCGCGGCGTCGTCGAGGACCTCGCGCACCATGGTGCCCGGCTGGCCCCAGTCGTCGTCCTCGGCGTGGTCGACGTAGGCGGCGCGGGTGATGTCACCGTCCGCGTACCAGCTGGGCGGGGTGCCGTAGCGGTCCGTGTCGGCGGCCGGGCCGCCCTTGGAGTTCGGTGCGTAGACCGGGTCGGTGACCTTGCGGTAGGCCATCGCCCCGTCCTTGGAGTACGAGTGCAGCGGCACGATCGGGGCGTTGACCGGGAGCTGCTGGTAGTTGCCGCCGATGCGGTGGCGGTGCGCGTCGGCGTAGGAGAACAGCCTCGCGAGGAGCATGCGGTCGGGGCTCGGGCCGATGCCGGGGACCAGGTTGTTCGGCTGGAAGGCCGCCTGCTCGATCTCGGCGTGGTTGTCCGTGGGGTTGCGGTCCAGGGTCATCTTGCCGACCTCGACCAGCGGGTAGTCACCGTGCGGCCAGACCTTGGTCAGGTCGAACGGGTTGAAGCGGTAGGTGGCCGCGTCCTCGTACGGCATGAGCTGCACGTACAGGGTCCAGCTCGGGTACTCCCCGTCCCGGATGTGCTCGAATAGATCACGGGTGTGGTAGTCCGTGTCGGCCGCGGCCATCTGGTCGGCCTCGTGCTGCGTGAAGTGCTCGACGCCCTGGTCGGTCTTGAAGTGGTACTTCACCCAGAACCGCTCGCCCTGCGCGTTGATCCACATGTACGTGTGCGAGGTGTAGCCGTTCATGTGGCGCCAGGTGCGCGGGATGCCCCGGTCGCCCATCAGCCACGTGACCTGGTGGGCGGACTCGGGCGAGAGGGTCCAGAAGTCCCACTGCATGTCGTGGTCGCGGAGGTTGTTGTCCGCCCGGCGTTTCTGGGACCGGATGAAGTGCTGGAACTTCATCGGGTCCTTCACGAAGAAGACCGGGGTGTTGTTCCCCACCATGTCGTAGTTGCCCTCGGTGGTGTAGAACTTCACCGCGAATCCGCGCGGGTCGCGCCAGGTGTCCGGGCTCCCGCGCTCGCCGGCGACGGTGGAGAACCTGATCACCAGGTCGGTGCGCGTGCCCGGCTGGAAGAGGGCGGCCTTCGTGTAGGAACTGACGTCTCCGGTGACTTCGAAGTGACCGAAGGCGCCGCTGCCTTTGGCGTGCGGCTGCCGCTCAGGAATCCGCTCCCGGTTGAACTGCGCCATCTGTTCGATCAGATAGGAGTCCTGGAGCAGGATGGGGCCACCGGCGCCGACGGTGAGCGAGTGCTCATCGCTTTCGACCGGAACGCCGGCGTCCGTGGTGGTCGCCTTACCTGTGACGTCGCTCATGAGGTACGAGTGCCTTTCGGTGGGTGATGTTCTCTGCGCCGCGACGGCCTGGGCAGGCCTGCGGCTGCGAAGGGCTGTCTGTCGAGGGTCGGTCTGTGGCGTGGCGGATTCGGCGGCGCGTGGGCGTCGAGTCCATATTGCGGCTTTTCCCCCGGTGTGGCCATTTATTCCACTACGGGCCTCCTGGCAGGGGCTGAGTTCTCCGTGGAGCTCTTCGTGGTGCTCTCCATGGGTGGGTCTATCGCTGGACAGTGTCCGAGTGCCCGACTTGGCGCCGGCAATACGTGGCGAATGCGTCCGGATCCGCCGCCCGCCAGTCGGCGGCCCAGCTCTCGGGCGGTGCGGTGAGCAGTTCGCCGGGGGAGAGCCACTCGTACAGCTCGGCGTAGGACCGGAACTCGCCGCGGTCCTCGCGGCGCCGCAGGAGATGCGGGCCCAGTTCCGTGGTGTCGCGGACGCCCATCGCGGCCATGATCTGAAGGGCGCTGTCGACGGTGGCCTGTTGGTAGCGCGTGACGCGCGCGGCTTTGTCGACGACGTCGAGAGCGCGTGCCCGGTGCGGGTCCTGGGTGGTGACGCCGGTCGGGCAGCGGTTGGTGTGACAGCGCTGAGCCTGGATGCAGCCGACGGCGAACATCATCGCGCGGGCCGCGTTGGTGTAGTCGGCGCCCAGGAGGAGGCGCTTGACGATGTCGGAGCCCGTCGCCACCTTGCCGCTGGCGCCGAGGCGGATCCTCTCCCGCAGGCCCGTGCCCGTCAGGGCGCTGTGCACGGTGAAGAGGCCTTCGGTGAGCGGCATGCCGAGGTGGTCGGCGAATTCCAGCGGTGCCGCACCCGTGCCGCCCTCCGCACCGTCCACGACGATGAAGTCCGGAGTGACCTCTTCCGCCGCCATGGCTTTGCACACGGCGAGGAACTGGGTCCGGGACCCGGGGCACAGCTTGAAGCCCACCGGCTTGCCGTCCGCCAGCTCCCGCATCCGGGCGAGGAATTGGACGAGTTCGCGAGGGGTGGAGAAGACGCGGTGGTACGGCGGCGATACGACGGTCTCGCCTTCGGGCACGCCCCGTACCGAGGCGATCTCGGCGTTGACCTTGCTGCCGGGCAGGACGCCGCCGATCCCCGGTTTCGCGCCCTGCGACAGCTTGAGCGACACGCAGCGCACGGAAGGGTGGGCGGCCTTCTCGGCGAACTGCCGTGCGTCGAAATCCCCGTCACGGGTGCGGCAGCCGAAGTAGCCGGTGCCGATCTCCCAGACGAGGTCGCCGCCGGGCCGCAGGTGGTGCGTGGACAGGCCGCCCTCGCCGGTGTCGTGTGCGAACCCGCCGCGTGCCGCACCCGTGTTCAGGGCCACGATGGCGTTGGAGGAGAGCGAGCCGAAGCTCATCGCCGAGACGTTGAGGAGAGCCATGTCGTACGGAGTGGTGCAGTCGGGGCCGCCGATCCGTACGCGGGGCGGCTCGTCGGGCACGCCCGCCGGTGCCATGGACGGCACGAGGAACTCGTAGCCGCGGGCGTCCATGTCCCGCTCACTGCCGAACGGTTCCTCGGCGGCGACCCCCTTGGCCCGTTCGTAGACGATGCTGCGGGTGTCGCGGTCGTAGGGCCTGCCGTCGTAGTCGCGCTCCACGAAGTACTGCTGGAGCTCCGGGCGCAGCGTCTCCATGAGGAACCGCAGATGGCCGAGCACGGGATAGTTCCGCAGCACGGAGTGCCGCCCTTGCACCAGGTCGTACGTGCCGGTCAGTGCCACGGCCAGGAAGGGGGCCGCGGCCGTCCACCACCACGGGGATGCCAGGAGGGCGAGCAGCACACCGCCCACTGCGCAGGCCGTCAACAGGCCGACCACCACGAAACGCGTCATGCACCACGTGTGACCTGATTCGAGCTGGTCACACGTGGGAGGCCGCTACCAGCCGCTACCCCAGGAACGCCGCCGTGGTCGCCACGAACTCCTCGGCTTCGTCGAGCCAGGGATAGTGCCCCGTTGCCGACTGCACGACGAACGTCGCGTCGCGGAACAGCGTCGCGAACTCGGCGACCGCCTGCGGAGGGCTGTTCATGTCGAACTCTCCGGTGAGCAGCAGCACCGGCATCCGACAGCTCGCGAGCCCCGCACGAGTGGCCTCCGGGTCGAAGGCGCCCGCTGCCGCGAAGCCGGTGACGGCTTCCTTGTTGTCCGGCTGACTCGTGGAGTGGTGGTGCTGTGCGGCGGCGTCCCACCGGCCGTAGAAGAAGGGGCTGATGGCCTCCCAGTCCATGCCGGTGCCGTTCGTGATCGCCTCCAGGGCGGCGAACGCCGACGGGAACCACGGCTCGCCCTTACGTGACAGCGCGAGCTCACGCCGCATCTCACCAGGGACGTCGATACCGACGGCTCGGGTGCCGGGGCCGATCAGGGCGAGCTTGCTGACGTTTTGGGGGTACCGGGCCGCGTACTGCGTCGCGACGTTCGCGCCGGCGGAGTGGCCGAGCAGGTCCATCCGGTGGAGCCCGAGGTGCGCGCGCAGGGCCTCGACGTCCTCGACGAGGCGGTCGCACCGGTAGGAGGCGGGATCTTCGGGAACCGCGGACCGGCCGGTGCCGCGGGTGTCCAGGACGATGAGCTGCCGGTGCGCGGACAGACCGCCGAGGTCGCCGAGGTAGCGGGAGCCGGCGGGGCCGCCGGGGATGCAGACGACAGGGTCGCCGTCTCCGCGTACGTCTCTTCCCTGTACGTGGTAGGCGAGCTGGGTTCCGTCAGGCGCGGAGTAGGTGGGCATGAGACGGATCCTGGCAGTAATAACCAAGTTATACAACCCGGTTATGCAAGGGAGAGTGCTGACCTGTATAACCGACCCATGGCAGGTGGAGAGGACGCACGCGAGGGTTCCGGGGCGCTGACCGAGGGGCAGGCCGAGCGGATGCTTGCCGGCATGAACGAGGTGATTCGCGCGGGTGAGGAGATGCGGAAGCTGCGCGCGGAGATGGTCAAGCTGTTCTTCGAACTCGGCTGGACGCAGGACAAGATCGCCGAGCTGGCGGACATGAGTCAGCCCGCCGTGTCCAAGCAGGTGGCGAAGTACAGGACGGCCGACCGGCCGCCACCGATGGAGCTCCACCTCGACCAGCGAGATCTCCCCTGGCTCGAAGGGCGTCTGTGGGGACTTGCCGAGGTGGTCTCCGAGACCCTGGACGAGAGTGCCCACTGCACCCGCTACG from Streptomyces sp. BA2 encodes:
- a CDS encoding alpha-ketoglutarate-dependent dioxygenase AlkB encodes the protein MATHQLQGSLFDQSDDVRLGPLDGVRRTVLGDGAWIDLLPGWLSGADVLFERLATDVPWKAERRQMYERVVDVPRLLAFYRAGEPLPHAVLDEAREALSAYYASELGEAFTTAGLCHYRDGRDSVAWHGDRIGRGAREDTMVAILSVGAPRDLLLRPRHGGEVVRRPLGHGDLIVMGGSCQRTWEHAIPKSTRAAGGRISIQFRPHGVQ
- a CDS encoding GlsB/YeaQ/YmgE family stress response membrane protein, with the protein product MGIIAWILIGLIAGAIAKALTPGKDPGGCLVTMLIGIVGGLLGGWLGKVVFGVHSINGFFHLSTWIAAVIGSVIVLILYRLVTGERSR
- a CDS encoding SRPBCC family protein, whose translation is MSASLLESVDVRAPVSVAWQLWSDVARWPSFLSHVRLVEPMDERRFAWQLELPGAEKNFVAELTEVVPENRIAWHTIEGVDHAGVVTFHRLSDTTSRVTLQVEYDPKGFVEHLGALTNLDSTLANYDLGEFQKLAEKTAAR
- a CDS encoding SpoIIE family protein phosphatase gives rise to the protein MTSPKKSPKKSPIDLEQCLLLTGMGSFDWDLETGELGLDASALAVLDLRPDEFHGRVTSLQGRVPPEEAVRISFAVTEADTTGMDLYGVYFRVRHRDGSVHLTHARGRILRDDASRAVRAVGIVRTAADDGAQLAATDPREERRQGVALMVQGTTQALSRAVTVDDVVAVLSGASGLDRFAADGLVLGLVEGENLKLIALVGQTMQALDELKLHKVDESLPLAEAVVTRQPRFVGSLPDLGQRFTRLGPYIEHMQLDSAAFLPLVAQDRAIGGLALFYRGRKDFTDADRNLCIGLSGIVAQSLQRAMLFDEERDLAKSLQATMLPRGIPEVADSEVAVRYHAAWGGRDVGGDFYDVITLPRGRIGVVVGDVQGHDTHAAAIMGQLRIALRAFAGEGHPPATVLSRASRFLAELDTERFATCTYAQFDPATGIVRAVRAGHLPPLVRHVDGRVGVPRVRGGLPLGLATEFGMEDYPEVRLDLVPGETMVLCTDGLVEDAGLDLDTGIQNLAQVLSTGPEGAEDLADHLSGALWERWGSSDDVALLVLRRLPDPGTLQEPRIHRYVHQADPEGLADARAALRGHLASWGLGAVADDVEVAAGELLVNALVHTDGGAILTLEVLTGPPRRVRLWVKDRSSTRPRKRSPMETATSGRGLLLVEAVASRWGIEPRGEGKAVWCDFAVPGE
- a CDS encoding catalase, encoding MSDVTGKATTTDAGVPVESDEHSLTVGAGGPILLQDSYLIEQMAQFNRERIPERQPHAKGSGAFGHFEVTGDVSSYTKAALFQPGTRTDLVIRFSTVAGERGSPDTWRDPRGFAVKFYTTEGNYDMVGNNTPVFFVKDPMKFQHFIRSQKRRADNNLRDHDMQWDFWTLSPESAHQVTWLMGDRGIPRTWRHMNGYTSHTYMWINAQGERFWVKYHFKTDQGVEHFTQHEADQMAAADTDYHTRDLFEHIRDGEYPSWTLYVQLMPYEDAATYRFNPFDLTKVWPHGDYPLVEVGKMTLDRNPTDNHAEIEQAAFQPNNLVPGIGPSPDRMLLARLFSYADAHRHRIGGNYQQLPVNAPIVPLHSYSKDGAMAYRKVTDPVYAPNSKGGPAADTDRYGTPPSWYADGDITRAAYVDHAEDDDWGQPGTMVREVLDDAARDRLVDNVVGHLLNGVTEPVLVRAFEYWSNIDKSIGQRIEQGVRAKANEKDPKAAEQANPARSSMQDKA
- a CDS encoding FMN-binding glutamate synthase family protein, which codes for MTRFVVVGLLTACAVGGVLLALLASPWWWTAAAPFLAVALTGTYDLVQGRHSVLRNYPVLGHLRFLMETLRPELQQYFVERDYDGRPYDRDTRSIVYERAKGVAAEEPFGSERDMDARGYEFLVPSMAPAGVPDEPPRVRIGGPDCTTPYDMALLNVSAMSFGSLSSNAIVALNTGAARGGFAHDTGEGGLSTHHLRPGGDLVWEIGTGYFGCRTRDGDFDARQFAEKAAHPSVRCVSLKLSQGAKPGIGGVLPGSKVNAEIASVRGVPEGETVVSPPYHRVFSTPRELVQFLARMRELADGKPVGFKLCPGSRTQFLAVCKAMAAEEVTPDFIVVDGAEGGTGAAPLEFADHLGMPLTEGLFTVHSALTGTGLRERIRLGASGKVATGSDIVKRLLLGADYTNAARAMMFAVGCIQAQRCHTNRCPTGVTTQDPHRARALDVVDKAARVTRYQQATVDSALQIMAAMGVRDTTELGPHLLRRREDRGEFRSYAELYEWLSPGELLTAPPESWAADWRAADPDAFATYCRRQVGHSDTVQR
- a CDS encoding alpha/beta fold hydrolase; translation: MPTYSAPDGTQLAYHVQGRDVRGDGDPVVCIPGGPAGSRYLGDLGGLSAHRQLIVLDTRGTGRSAVPEDPASYRCDRLVEDVEALRAHLGLHRMDLLGHSAGANVATQYAARYPQNVSKLALIGPGTRAVGIDVPGEMRRELALSRKGEPWFPSAFAALEAITNGTGMDWEAISPFFYGRWDAAAQHHHSTSQPDNKEAVTGFAAAGAFDPEATRAGLASCRMPVLLLTGEFDMNSPPQAVAEFATLFRDATFVVQSATGHYPWLDEAEEFVATTAAFLG
- a CDS encoding sigma-70 family RNA polymerase sigma factor translates to MAGGEDAREGSGALTEGQAERMLAGMNEVIRAGEEMRKLRAEMVKLFFELGWTQDKIAELADMSQPAVSKQVAKYRTADRPPPMELHLDQRDLPWLEGRLWGLAEVVSETLDESAHCTRYVNALSRGKKRFTPQNIDELRRLLEEDLRQHHAQLPGVHRKAYDEISRHLDIPTRSTATGSASVRRALAHAIQRDRLESQA